In Salvelinus sp. IW2-2015 linkage group LG8, ASM291031v2, whole genome shotgun sequence, the sequence CCCCTGTCCATAAGTTGGAGAATGTCACATTTTTCAATGacctgaaatgtttttttcatgCAATCTAGAGCAATAATCTTTATGCTTAActctatgtaaaaaatatatatatatacatacatatatgtgtatatatatatatatatatattcttttataTATAAAtgggacaaatctgaggggggaGATGCCCGTGTGACCCCTATGGGAAAGAACATGTGGCCAtgaatgtgttactcattttaaggttgaataaatactgttacattagtttgtaagatagtcATAacattaggctatttactgtcttgcaaaagtaatattgacttgtgtttggttgacaatgcaaccaaatttcaacatgTAAAGGAGATGTACTGTATCTACTACTTRGATGGTTCYatctgagccactggcttagtCTTAttagtttgtctacaaattaataattgatatgttggattcagtcTCCATCTCAAACATCCAAgtgaaagaataggactaaatcaaatcaaactttaaatatactttaaatacagtttttatttgattgaatCCTATTCTTCAActtttgatttttggttgagatggagacataaATCTAACATATTTATTATTAACTTGTGRattccatttgaaatcaaccaaagcttgaaaccctaggcctatatgtattgtctatttttagttgaatcctgagttgaatttaaacaatagctgttgatgacttcccaAATGTGATAYAGGCCTAAATAGCMtcattgatgatatatgattgataaagtatggttacatttcattagCTCTGttgaacctaccctttggaatgacttcgatagcaacagtaaatgtattaagtggagatctctcaacaatcattctcacgacagcacattggtaatagtcaatAACAMatatcaaagctaagcagggctgAGCTTCATTAAAGACCGAATgtatagctgtagatagatcaattcCCCCAGCAGGAGGTGCGgcccagcctattgtttttttcttaTAGGGATATCACRTAAAAAATCTGATGTTTTTTTGAAaggtacaaataaaataaaaatgtatacatgGTTTGTCTTTGTTGAAAATGggttgacataatcctgtgggtAACATGTTRCTCTCAAAACAACAAATCCAATGCATTTTCCACGTAGATTACAcatcacaatatgttgacaaattatgttgaaacaacattgatttaaccagtttgtgcccagtgggtaatctCCACCTGTCAGATGATATTTAAGAAAATATAGTGTGACCAATTATCACCAAACATAATCTCAAACTGTGAAATATGCCTAGTTACACAAGCCTTGTTTCGCAAGCTTTGTTTTGAAACTGTGTGTTGATGTGACTCACGTTCTTGGCGGCCAGGAAGTCCAGACCTTGAGCCACCTGATAGGAGAACCTCAGCAGGTCATCCATGTCCAACGGCCACGAGTCTGGCCCTCCCTCCTCACACAGAGAGTctgatagaatagaataaaatagaatagaatatatcgATGTCCACCCAAATGTCCAACTGAGTCAAAGAACAATACAATGGAGAACTTGTGCAGTGACTGGTGCTTGATARATTAGAAGGTAGTACGACAGATTGTTTACCCAGAGAGGAGTTGACAGGCTGGGGACCAGGCCTCATCTCCAGGTAGCTGTCAGAAGACACACTGGAGATTCCACTGTCACtggtagagggaggggaggaagggatcagagggtgagggggagGTTCGGGAGGAGGCTAAGCAGACAAAGTGGTTACTTCACCAGGCTGCTGCTATGTATRTTGAATAAAGGTTACTGAGAGTCCACCTGCTTTTTCAGGAGCTTGGTGCATGCCAATATGATCCACACCTTCTGATGAACTGTTTCTCCTCACAGACGTTCTTGTAGTCGCTGGTCTCTTCTAGTACCTCTGGCATGTTCATGACAAAGTTCAGGAAGGTCTCCTGCTTGTGTCGCAGGAAGTTCAGAAGGTCTCCATGACTACAGTACTCGGTGATCACCAGTACGGGTCCTTAGAGAAGATTAATGGATATTCTTTTATATAAATTGAGAGATTTTAAACTtccaaatatactgtattttttaagCTAAATATTTTGTTTCAAATACATATGTATTTTCCATGCATTTTATGGAGAGTGCTTTGTTCTCACCTGCCTGAGTGCAGGCTCCCAGCAGGTTGACAATGTTCTTGTGCTGTCCCAGGTGACTCAGGATCTTCAGCTCTGACATCAGAGCCTCTCTCTCATCTGAGTGGGCCctggctgcagagagagagaaattacccTGTACCGCTCAGATCACAGCCATTTTAGCAGACTTTAATCAAYTCTACTCCTGGATTAAAAAGCgttctcttttcaatggattctGACCTTTGAGCATCTTGACAGCCACTCGTATCGCATTGTCGTCCTCCCCCAGACCATAAGCTGTGGCCTCCACCACCTTCCCAAAGGCCCCGGCTCCTAGGATCTTCCCTGCAGGTCACACAGCCAACATCACTTACAAATGTAACTGTAAGTCAATATACTTTCTTTTCGTAAGGAAATACAATTTATAGTTGTACATTTATTTGAGATTCCATGCATTCTCCAACCAGCAAGCACTGCCTTTTCAAATCAAGATACAATGTATTACCCAAGAGTGGAAGATCTAACTCCAAAGTACCAAACCACTGCAGTTTAAGAAAAGTTTAAGAAAAGGTCACAAACCTAACTTGAGCTTGTCCCTGGGAAACTCCCACTTTTCATTGTACGGCAGCTGACTTGGGTCGATAAAGGTGTAGTTGTTTCCATCACTGGCCTGGATGATCTTCCACCGGATCTCATATCTCGGTTTCTGCAAAGGGAAGGAAATTTTCATTAGTCAATCATTTGAATAACTAAACGGAAACAATGATTTGAAACTAGAGATATTTGTGAATACTCTATTCATGGATATATCCATTTGTTACCTAGGTTTATTTTAGATGAGATTGCATACTGGTCTCTCAGTGTATTTTGTATATGGTAGAGGCTGTTGTGTGTCCTACCTGCTTGTACTTGTAGAGCAGGATGATGAGTAGCAGGATGAGGAAGGCGAGAACACCAGCTGCTCCCGATAGGGTGGAGGTGAACACTTTATCTATCCAATCAGAGAGCAGACGGAGAGTCAGGAGGGAGAGTGTAGATGACACTCGGAATGTTCTATGTATAATGGTTTTGGAATGGGTTTATGTGGAACTGAGGAAGTATAGCTGTAGCTAAAGTAACAGATTATGTGTATCTGAATCAACAAATGAACGGACAGTTCATGTACAGTTCATGTRCTTGACTACGATGACACAGAAACAAGGAGTGTGAACTAAGGATTAGACAGTAACCATGAGGATAGCCATGGATGACTGTGTTTTGACTCTTACCGGAAACTTCCATGGCGAAGGTGTCTTTGCCAACTCCGGCCAGGTTGAAGGCGACACACTCCACGGTCATCCTACGGTTGGACGGTCCcacggtcaggacgctctcgactTCGACCGGCCCGTACTCCTCCCTCTGGACCTCCACCGTCTGGGCCAGGAGAGGAGCAGGCATCTGGAGACCTGTGTTGTTCTCATTGCACCTGTTCTCATAGAAAGGGATAGAGATAGGTTGACTTCCCCATTTAGTTATGAYATCCAATACGTTATTATATAAAACAATAGTAGTGATGTTCTGCGAAGAGTgccttttgatattttaagtagaaattgggcaccaatattgaattttaaagcctgttatattaaatgtagTGCCGTTTAACATAGACAACATGGAGAATTTTTACATCTGATTTTTAATATGTATAAAGACTGACATGTGCCTCAGTGCACCTTCTGTGACTTCTTGGTCAATTTTAACCCACTTCATTCCAACATTTCCCCAAGCTATTTTGTTGGTTTGACagagtcatttctgaagattattatttattttgtgtcaTTCATATGTCCCTCATTTTAATGTCAACCCTGTCACGTGAATTGAACTCTCATTTTAACATGGTGAAACTGTTCCTTTTTTTTCAAAAGGAACAAACATCTAATAATCAAAACAtcatgtaaaagcaggtgagctggttcgaCTCTTTCTGGCAATTTTCAGCTatgttgtggtggaaaactgagcgggtcaaGCATAACACGTYAACCGTGTTACCAATAGATGGATAGGCTAGAAAAGTTTTAACAATACTTTTTGGGGGGTGAagtttgcattcaattgccactcgctgttgcacacaacaagcttccattcccactGTCACAATGGGGTTTATGATTGATTTAAGATGAAGTCGTCAACCCTgatatggtcaaccctgttacggtcaaccattactttatttggcacttaataggcacttactgaAGTCATTTTTGTAATTTAACATCTTgcgatgggaaaacatgttttttatgaagttgaacatgtgctctttatgattttttatttttttttaccaagttacacttctcaaaaggcatcGAATTGGTGGAATGATCCATTATACCTATTTAGTCTCTCCTATCATCAATGATGCGTATGTCTGTGCTTATTAAGTCTCTATTTTACCACAGCAATATCATTCCACTGCCCTCTAGTAACCCCCATGCAAACACTTACGTGGCTCTGATTCCAGAGCACTGGTACCAGAGGATGATGGGAGCAGGATAACCGAATGACGTACACATGAGGCTGGTGATGTTCTCCCATCTCACCACGGCAACCGGCTTCTCTGCCAATCACGAGAGAGCATGGTTAAATAAACAATGTTTTAAATACAGATACAGATAGTCAATAGATGCCTTGATAAAACGTGTATTCCTCAGAGAGTTGTTGTATGAACTGACGCAGTGCATCTGTATCATTATGTCTGTGTGATAGATATTCAATAGATATTCAAACTACTGATAATTTACTCACGATACATTTGGACTTGGAATGTGATGGATGCGTTGGCCATGGCACTGCTGGCATAGAAGGTGTACTGGCCTTGCTCTTGTGCAATCATTCTCTTTAGCAGCAGGGTAGCGGAATACCTGAGGGGAAACCAGGCAGGATCTGTTGTAGCACCACTAGAGATCTAACCACTGGAGAGCTAACCACTGGACAGTGTGTAAAGTACTtgagaaaaaatactttaaagtactacttaagtMGTTTTTTKgggtatctgtactttactatttatatttttgactacttttacttttacttcactacattcctaaagaaaataatgtactttttactccatacattttccctgacacccaaaagtactcattacatgttgagtgcttagcaggacaggaaaatggtccaattcacacacttatcaagagaacacatggtcatccctactgcctctgatctggctgactcactaaccacaaatgcatcgtttgtaaattatgtctgagtgttagtgtgtacccctggctatccttacattttaaaaacaagaaaatggtgctgtctggtttgtttTATAgaagcaatttgaaatgatttatacttttacttttgatacttaagtatatttagaatcaaatacttttagacttttactcaagtagtattttactggctgactttcacttttaattgagtaactttctattaaggtatctatacttttactcaagtatgtcaattgggtactttttccaccactgccactGGAGTCTAACCACTGGAGATATAACCACTGGAGATCTAACCACTGGAGTCTAACCACTGGAGTCTAACCACTGGAGTCTAACCACTGGTCAACCACTGGAGATCTAACCACTGGAGATATAACCATTGGAGATCTAACCACTGGAGATCTAACCACTGGAGATCTAACCACTGGAGTCTAACCACTGGAGTCTAACCACTGGAGATATAACCACTGGAGATCTAACCACTGGAGTCTAACCACTGGAGATCTAACCACTGGAGATCTAACCACTGGAGTCTAACCACTGAGTCCTAACCACTGGAGATCTAACCACTGAATATAACCACTGGAGTCTAACCACTGGAGATCTAACCACTGAGATCTATAATCCACTGGGATCTAACCATGGAGTCTAACCACTGAATAGCTAACCACGTGAGATCTAACCACTGAAGAATACGTAAACACTGGAGAATCTAACCACTGAGAATCTAACCATGAATAGCTAACCAACCACTGGAAGATCATAACCACGGGAGATCTAACCACTGAATCTAGAGATACTAACCACTGGAGTGATCTAACCACTGGAGATCTAACCACTTGAACAATCTAACCACTGGAGTCTAACCACTGGAGATCTAACCACTTGAGATATAACCACTGGAGTCTAACCACTGAATAGCTAACCACTGGAGGTCTAACCACTGAACAGCTAACCACTGGAGTCTAACCACTGGAGTCTAACCACCAGGCTCAATTGTTACCGCATATAGAAAGAGGGGGAGCCGGCTGGTGAGCTAGATTACTGGAGCTCTTTGACAAAAGAGCAATGAGTGCAGATGGTGTGATGTGCTGAAAACTACATCATGGTTCTCCTCAGACTGTTGCTACTATGCCTCATCACGGAGGTAAAACATTACAGAAGCTCCTTCCTTCTGGTTTCATAGTACAGAACTCTCTGGACCGCTGAGTTTTTGCCAGATGAACTAATAAACTTCTGCTGCTGCTTACCAATTCTACATTTTTACTATGAACAAGTCAGCTTCTGATCTGTGAACATTTCACATTGACACTGTCTCACACCCTTTTTCTGTTGCTGCGCTTTTGTCCAACAGGCCCAAATGTCTTCCCAATACAGCCGCTTCATTCAGTCAGTTTCCTTCACCTTGTTGTGCTCACCTGTTGTTGTAGCGTGTGAAGATGTGTTCCTGTGTGGGCGAGGACGTTGGGGTGTCCCAGCTCTGGGCTATGATCTGGGGGTACGCCTCGATCAGGACACAGAGCTTCAGGTCCTCCCCCTCGTTCACCTCAATGGACAGGCCTTGGTGGGCTAGCTTGGAGGACAGCTGGGGGGACAGACGGATGTAGGGCTCCTCTGGACAGGAACACAGAGAAACATGGAAGAGTTATATTCAAGGTTAGCCAGGGTTGTATTCCTTAGGCACCAAACCAAAGAAAATGGAAAATATAGATTTTCCTTTCCTTGTAAAACCTTTTGCTGCAGTTTGCCCTAAGGAATACAATCCAGTTCTGTGACTGGAATGTGTTCTATTATACAATGGGAttgtctaatcctggatgctggtTGGTTATAACCACGGTTGTCTTTTTCATGGCTGTTGTCtattgagacgttgatcaatgagataacaacctatattcacctactcaaaaagacagccaaaatgttgttgaatttccaatgtgttatcaataTGCTTTTTACCATCTCAAAaccacaaccaaattccaatggaaaaacaatgtcagattttttatttagttgtcacccaaatgtttatcactatgctttcaaccatttaaaatcaCATCAATGTTAAAATGTGAAtataatgtcagatattttgtttatttatacaacagatgaatgtgttatcactatgcttcaTCTAATAACAGAACCAACTGACCTGGATTGCAATTGAGATTctattaaaagtacatggtgcaaatGATCAGGGCTGTTTCGAACATGCAgcaggttgggagattgggaacttatctgggctagctaaagccaacttcataaaattggtGGAACGACACAGTTATTCATTAACTAACCTACGACCAGCAGGTAGGTGGCAGAGCTATTGACTCCAGCCTCATTGGTTCCGGTGCAGGTAATGTTCCCTGTGTCTGACTGGTCTACTGCTGGgatggtcaggatgctctcaatgtccAGACGGCTGTCCTTAGActggacattctcctctatgGTGGATCTCTGTAAGAAGAGACAGGAAACTTTTTTTATCACGAAGACCTATTATCATGCAATTTGTTTTGGCCAACTCTGGGATAGAGCTACAGCTTGTGACACAGTGGAACAAATAGGTTGTTTCAGAAACTTTGACAGTGGAACAAATAGGTTGTTTCAGAAACTCTGACAGTGGAACAAATAGGTTGTTTCAGATTACAAATAGGTTGTTTCAGAAACATCTGACAGTGGAACAAAATAGGTTGTTTCAGAAACTCTGACAGTGGGAACAATAGGTTGTTTCAGAAACTCTGACAGTGGAACAATAGGTTGTTTCGAAACTCTGACAGTGGAACAAATAGGTTGTTTCAGAAACTCTGACAGTGGAACAAATGGGTTGTTTCAGAAACTCTGACAGTGGAACAAAATAGGTTGTTTCAGAAACTCTGACAGTGGAACAAATAGGTTGTTTCAGAAACTCTGACAGTGGAACAAATAGGTTGTTTCAGAAACTCTGACAGTGGAACAAATAGGTTGTTTCAGAAACCTGACAGTGGAACAAATAGGTTGTTTCAGAAACTCTGACAGTGGACAAAATAGGTTGTTTCAGAAACTCTGACAGTGGAACAAATAGGTTGTTCGAAACTCTGACAGTGGAACAAATAGGTTGTTCAGAACTCTGACAGTGGAACAAATAGGTTGTTTCAGAAACTCTGACAGGAACAAATAGGTTGTTTCAGAAACTCTGACAGCGGAACAAATAGGTTGTTTCAGAAACTCTGACAGGGAACAAATAGGTTGTTTCAGAAACTCTGACAGTGGAACAAATAGGTTGTTTCAGAAACTCTGACAGTGGAACAAATAGGTTGTTTCAGAAACTCTGACAGTGGAACAAATAGGTTGTTTCAGAAACTCTGACAGTGGAACAAATAGGTTGTTTCAGAAACTCTGACAGTGGAACAAATAGGTTGTTTCAGAAACTCTGACAGCGAGACAAATAGGTTGTTTCAGAAACTCTGACAGTGGAACAAATAGGTTGTTTCAGAACTCTGACATGGAACAAATAGGTTGTTTCAGAACTCTGACAGGGACAAATAGGTTGTTTCAGAAACTCTGACAGTGGAACAAATAGGTTGTTTCAGAAACTCTGACAGCGGAACAAATAGGTTGTTCAGAAACTCTGACAGTGGAACAAATAGGTTGTTTCAGAAACTCTGACAGCGGAACAAATAGGTTGTTTCAGAAACTCTGACAGTGGAACAAATAGGTTGTTTCAGAAACTCTGACAGCGGAACAAATAGGTTGTTTCAGAAACTCTGACGTGGAACAAATAGGTTGTTTCAGAACTCTGACAGCGGAACAAATAGGTTGTTTCAGAAACTCTGACAGTGGAACAAATAGGTTGTTTCAGAAACTCTGACAGTGGAACAAATAGGTTGTTTCAGAACTCTGACAGCGGAACAAATAGGTTGTTCAGAAACTCTGACAGCGGAACAAATAGGTTGTTTCAGAAACTCTGACAGTGGAACCAAATAGGTTGTTTCAGAAACTCTGACAGCGAACAAATAGGTTGTTTCAGAAACTCTGACAGTGGAACAAATAGGTTGTTTCAGAAACTCTGACAGCGGAACATAAGAGTTGTTTCAGAAACTCTGACAGTGGAACAAATAGGTTGTTTCAGAAACTCTGACAGCGGAACAAATAGGTTGTTTCAGAAACTCTGACAGGTGGAACAAATAGGTTGTTTCAGGAAACTCTGACAGCGGAACAAATAGTTGTTTTCAGAAACTCTGACAGTGGAACAAAATAGGTTGTTTCAGAAACTCTGGCAGCGGAACAAATAGGTGTTTCAGAAACTCTGACAGTGGAACAAATAGGTTGTTTCAGGAACTCTGACAGCGGAACAAATGGTGTTTCAGAAACTCTGACAGCTGAACAAATAGTTGTTTCAGAAACTCTGACAGTGGAACAAATATGGTTGTTTTCAGAAACTCTGACAGCTGGAACAAAATAGGTTGTTTCAGAAACTCTGACAGGAACAAA encodes:
- the LOC111967387 gene encoding macrophage colony-stimulating factor 1 receptor 1 isoform X3, with protein sequence MLDPYSLVRSDLTTALKTSTDAITTLRDIQTYSETQSWRRSRMVLYLAFLLGILPTAAQAQWRHPVIKLNSQLVVGPEVVLNPGTPLVLRCEGDGPVNWLTRLAKHKRFISKVKGRVRTFRVDRPSAEHTGTYKCEYTSVKVKGQDLFSTVHVYVKDPDNLFWTSSTSLSVVRKEGENYLLPCLLTDPEATDLGLRMDNCTSVPPGMNYTADPRRGILIXNLQPSYNADYVCSAKLHGVERTSKAFSINIIQRLRFPPYVFLEKDEYVRIVGEKLRIHCTTHNPNFNYNVTWNYSSKKRSTIEENVQSKDSRLDIESILTIPAVDQSDTGNITCTGTNEAGVNSSATYLLVVEEPYIRLSPQLSSKLAHQGLSIEVNEGEDLKLCVLIEAYPQIIAQSWDTPTSSPTQEHIFTRYNNRYSATLLLKRMIAQEQGQYTFYASSAMANASITFQVQMYQKPVAVVRWENITSLMCTSFGYPAPIILWYQCSGIRATCNENNTGLQMPAPLLAQTVEVQREEYGPVEVESVLTVGPSNRRMTVECVAFNLAGVGKDTFAMEVSDKVFTSTLSGAAGVLAFLILLLIILLYKYKQKPRYEIRWKIIQASDGNNYTFIDPSQLPYNEKWEFPRDKLKLGKILGAGAFGKVVEATAYGLGEDDNAIRVAVKMLKARAHSDEREALMSELKILSHLGQHKNIVNLLGACTQAGPVLVITEYCSHGDLLNFLRHKQETFLNFVMNMPEVLEETSDYKNVCEEKQFIRSDSGISSVSSDSYLEMRPGPQPVNSSLDSLCEEGGPDSWPLDMDDLLRFSYQVAQGLDFLAAKNCIHRDVAARNVLLTDRRVAKICDFGLARDIMNDSNYVVKGNARLPVKWMAPESIFDCLYTVQSDVWSYGILLWEIFSLGKSPYPSILVDTKFYKMIESGYQMSRPDFAPPEMYTIMKMCWNLKPTERPTFSKISQLIERVLGEQPERPDQQYQNIQQQDMVIEELEPCDDDDDDDETKFCDGSCDQSCEHEEEEQPLMKTNNYQFC